Sequence from the Helianthus annuus cultivar XRQ/B chromosome 13, HanXRQr2.0-SUNRISE, whole genome shotgun sequence genome:
attattaaaaaaacacTATAATTTGTATATCACCCTAAGATCCATTCATGAGATGATGGCTTCTTTTTAATTCATGTataacattttacaaaaaaaaaagtacaaaaaaaacGTTACATTTTCTGTATAAATTCAAAAAATGTAAACACCCAGAAAACAAGAAAAATGCTTCTTTTTTTTTAACCATTTAAAGGATATCCACATACATAAAAGTGTAACacgttttcttttctttctcctccgACACAAAGTGTTATATTACATCACATTGTTACAAAAGTCGTTCTCCTACTAAAAGATGTTACATGTTGGTACGTACACTACAATTTTTACATGATCAATTTTACGTCACATATGTAACACTTTTTTTGTAACACAAAAAATGTAACACTTTGTTTCTGTAACatacactttatttttacaataatctggAAAAACAATTgacaacacactttatttttacaataatatAAAAAAGTGTAACAATTCACTTTATTTTCTGTAACGGGCATTATTTCTATAACACAAAAAAATGAAAATGTAACAGACATTTTTGCTTTGAttgattgttacatttctaacacacaaaaaaaaatgtaaccacacactttgtttctgtaacagtcactttatttttacaataatctggaaaaaatgtaacaacacactttatttttacaacaatctaaaaaagtgtaacaatgcactttattttcagtaacatacattatttatgtaacacgaaaaaatgtaacatgcatattttctttgattgttacatttcgAAACTAAGACGCAAAGAATTGTTATGATAATTGTTAAATCAAAAATAAACTTCATTAACAATAATCCAACATAAGTAATGTAACTAGCAATGTTACaagatttatataaaaaatataacttcATTAACAAGAATCTAATAACAACAGATTTTTTAGATTCAATCATCATAACAATAAACAAGAAGGTAACTTACATTTTAATCCAATACATAAGAACTTAAAATCAAATTGTTTCCATTTTTCAAATCTGAAAACAAATATTTACACAAAAAAGTTGATAAAATCGGTAATAAAAAACAACATATCCAGAAAATAAGAAATTATAAAcattcatcttcttgaacaaaaaaataaaaaaaaagttgtagatctacaaaacacaaaaaaataagatatgcaaaacaaaaaaatttgcaaatctgaaaaaaaaaactgaaaacaaaCATACTTATGGATCTTGAGGATCTTTTAGATCTTGAACACGTCATCTgaaacatcatcttcaacattGAACATCTTTAGCCGGATCTTGAGCATCTTTTAGATCTGGTAGCATCTTTTCGGAGCATCTTCAATCGAAGCATCTGGAGCATCGTCAAACGTCATCTGAAGCATCATCTTTTTTATTCGAAACATCTTTTTGAACCGAAACCACCGACCACCTCGACACCGTTTTGTTGAGATTTTGTTGATACAATCATGGTATTTGATAAAATGCTATTAGATCTAAAGAAGAAATTGAGGTGAAAAAGCATGAGGTCTCTCTCTTTCCGATTTTCACTGCCTCCCCCTCTCTCTGATCTTCTCTCTCTAATATTTATCTCTCTAAGCATCTCTAGATTTTTACAACGACTGTTTCTTTTATGTTATTGTGGGTTTTTATGATATGGTGACTGAGATTCAATCTTTTAAAAAgggaaattgaaaatgaaaaataacTAAAAGAAATACATGCATTTAATGCAAAAGTGAGAGAGTTGAAAAGGCCCCTGCACATCTTTCAGTCAATGGGTAAAATGTCAAATTTACCCTTGACTTCATCTTTGTGTACAAGTGATGTGGTCGAATCCTAGCCACACATGTGAGTTTCCTGGATTTTTTTAACTAGGATGGGTTTTCTcattttatatatgtatatatatatattcattataCTAAAAGAAAATTTTGTTATTTATACAAGATTATAGATAGCAGACTCATTTAGACATGCGAGTCTAGTAAGGTTTAGTATCCATTgtggttttatttatttttttcactTCATATCACTATTAGATCATATAGTAATTGTCACACCTTACTGACACATCATCATACCACTTTCATTCACTTTTTTTTTtactaagaccacccgtagtgggacgtgatttttttaaaaaaattgaaaaaaaacgccccaaaacgcccctcTCCCCACTACACCCGGCGTTAGCCGGCGTTATAATTCAAAAAGTTGCAAGccggcgttttaattaaaacgctaaATTGGATGTGCAATAATGGATGTGGCCagtgggagaattccaagtgtaAAGGtgccatttcttttttttttctctataaaaaataattgtttattgattggaaAGGGcgttattggcataatgccccattacgccacttttgctataatgccccatgctgacttggatgccacgtgtcggataatgccccatggtgggggcgtTATTTTGTtccaccactacacatggtctaacccTTTCTATGGTTTCGCTAGTTTTCACCTCACCCCCCCCTCTCCCCTCACATCATTTTTTAATCGTTACCGATTTATTTAAatcttgtttttttatataaactagCTTACTTAAataattaaatcaataaatgcaattatttaaaaaaaataacaataaatGCTAAAATACAATTACTAGCTCATTCGTTTTTTATTCTGTACTTAATTAAATATCAATTTTTATATGTCCTACTAATTAATTAAATAGTTAATAATAATAAGTAATATAATATGTTTAGTTTATAAACTTTTAAGGTTTACTAAATTCAATTTAACCTTGGGTTAAATTGTCAAATAATCTAGAGTTTGTTTTGAAAATATACAAAAGAttatcttctttttcttctcaaaacccAAATCATCACCAAACCTCCATCTTCTcatgtttaaaaataaataaataaaaaattaaaggTGCAATTAAAAAAAATGGTAGGGTCCCACCTTCTTCTCCCTTTCACGACGTGGCCAGCCCAACCCCACCCCTTTCACGCCCCACCCAGAAGTGTTCCACGCTGGCCACCATTCTAGATTTCCTGGTGGCAGGAGCGTTAGTCGGTAGTGAATGATCTTAGGCTCGTTAAAACTCATCTTGATTCGAGCTTTAGTGGTTAATTATAAATAGCACGTGATTTAATTCTAAATTTTCACCAAAGTATTTTTTATTGATATCATTGTACCTTATACATGCGGTTATTAGACCAAAATATGCAACAAGCATGTTCATGCAAAATTTCAAATCGAATATTAATAAAAAAGGAAATTTGTTTCTTTTTCAGAACTATCAAATAAAATGGTCATATTTTAAAAGTAATTTATTTGTTTTTGTGTATAGTGTTAGCCTCATGGTTTCGTTTGAAGTATCCACACATCGCTTATGGTGCATTGGCAGCATCTGCCCCAATTCTCTATTTCAAAGATCTCACTCCTGAAAACGGATATGCCCGTGTGGTTTCTAATGATTTCAATGTAAGTCTGTCTTTGTTACACTAACTTCATGGACCAATCAAAAGCCGACATCTAACAGCCACTTGTTatttttttgaacgaccaacaaatcaatcccgagtactctcggaacacccactggacaaacggagtactccgagagtaacccgagtcgtcCACGACCACTTCCGGGGAAAATCCGGTAACCCCCCCGCCCGTAGGCatgacggtgaaattaccggtaaaacccgtttggctcaagaatCGAACCCAAACCTGcttgggtctcctatcattgtccACCAGTGACTCACTCTTTTTTTTTGCACCAAATGAGAATCAAACTTGAGTCTTCATAAAAGAACTTAAATCCTCCTACCAATTGAGCTAGAGGTCATTGGCTAGCCACTTGTTATTATACATCAGCTTTAGCTTAAATAAAGAATGGATGGATGTGTAAAAAAGAGGCTTCGTGGAGTGGTAAACTTGTTTAACTTAAAAGACTATGTCGAGATATTATATCACTTTTAGTCTTTTTAACCACAAGACTGAGGACATTAAACTTTTGTATTTTGGACTTAAGtgattaaaaccactaaaacacagaacttaaaaagtaatttactcttattactATATATACAAAAGGAAGATGGGGTAATAGTGTCAGGCAGTTGTCTGACACTTCCCTGTTAGTCATGCCAATTTATGATTATATCCCCaatttaaaattatgattttcccCCCGGTTCCAAATTACTATTTAAACGTAGGTTAAAACAAAATTATGGTTTTTCcaccagctcaaaattacgattttgcctttGGAGAAtggtgccaggcagctgcctaaCACTTCCCTGTTGGTCCTGCCAATTTACAATTTTatccccagtttaaaattacgatttcgctcccagttcaaaattacgattttgcccatagctcaaaacaaaattatggttttgcccccaactcaaatttacgattttgccctcacttcaaaattacaattttgcccccaattcaaaataaaaatatggttgtgcccccagttcaaaatttCGATTTTGCCCCCAATTCAATGTAGTTTTTATTCGTGGCAAGTAGATGTCTAGCACTCGCTcattggtcctgacaaattaaTGTTTTTCCCCTAAATCAAAATACAGgtttgccatcgttttagttttttttagcaaaactatggtagtgttttggttTAATTGGTTGACTAAATGTAATTTTTATTGAGATCGTGTTAaaagtagtatgtacaagtaaccgaaacacaaatgtatattttataaaactaagaaATATTCGACTTAGCACTCCGCAATACGTACATGGCATAACACTAGTTGTTGATACAATGTTTAATGCAGAGTACAAGTGAAACTTGCTACAAAACCATTAAAGATTCTTGGGGCGAAATTGATAGGGTTGCTGCTCAGCCAAATGGGCTTTCGACCCTTTCTCAAATATTCAACACTTGCTTGTAAGTTACTACATCCTTAAATAGTTACATAATGTATGTTTAGGGACTTCTCTTAATTTGACATATGTATTAAAACTGTCATACATACCAATATCAAAAGATATATCTTTTATCGTTTTGTTAAGTTTAACCAACTATTTTTAGAAGATAACAACCTTAAGAATAAGACTATCTGCTATTGTTTATGTTATGGTTTTACAAGTTTTTAATGTatcttaattattttttaattattatcaATACTAATTGAATTAGAAAAATGAGTAAACTACAATTTTATCCCCTGGGGTTAgagccaattggcactctgaccccctaTCAGGAAAATTTTGCTCTCTGACCCCCCGACTAATGGAAAACTCTGCAATATTACCCCCTGCTGTCAAATAACTTAACAGTTCTGTTAAATGGTAtgttaaatgactatattacccttttaTATTACCCCCTATGCTTTGTTTTAAGCAAACGTATTACCCCCGGTGTTAAATGACTATATTATCATTTCTTATTACCcctgactatattacccttttaTATTACCCCATATGCTTTGTTTTAAGCAAACGTATTACCCCCCGGTGTTAAATGACTATATTATCCTTTCTTATTACCCTCTATGCTTTCTTGTAAGATAGAGAGAGGGTTGGGGTAATACAGTTTCTTACAAGAAAGCATAGGGGATAATAAGAAAGGATAATATAGTCATTTAACACCGGGGGTAATACGTTTGCTTACAACAAAGCATAgggggtaatatagtcatttaatgTACCATTTAACAGAACTGTTAAGTTATTTGACAGCAGGGGGTAATATTGCAGAGTTTTCCATTAGTCAGGGGGCCAGAGAGCAGAATTTTCCTGGtaggggtcagagtgccaatttgGTCCTTCCTTTCCCATCTACATTTGGCACAAACCCCCCAAACAATTCACCCTCATCACGAGCGTGACATAGTCATTTAACACCGGGGGTAATACGTTTGCTTACAACAAAGCATAGgtggtaatatagtcatttaacgTACCATTTAACAGAACTGTTAAGTTATTTTGACAGCAGAGGGTAATATTGCAGAGTTTTCCATTAGTCAGGGGGTCAGAGAGCAGAATTTTCCCGGTAGAGGGTCAAAGTGCCAATTGGCTCTAACTCTAGAAAAATAATTAATTTTCCTtatgaaattttatttttaaaaactaaCATAATTAGTAATGGATAGCCTCCAATTTGATGCTTTCTATTTATAATATTTACTTTGAAAATACCAACCATAACAACTGGTCCTTCCTTTCCCATCTACATTTGGCACAAACCCCCCCCAAACAATTCACCCTCTTCACGAGCGTGAcatacaaccccccccccccccccccccccccccccccccccgcgggcCACCACTCTTTTTTCATTGGAGATATGATGTTGGATCACTACCATTGTGGCGGAGGCGTGATCCGATACATAACACATGTATTTATATGTTGACACTTCATCAAAGATAGTTTTGAGGTTTTTTGTATAGATCGTAcctttttagttaaaaaaaacaaGATACACATCAATTTATCAAAGGTTATCATGGTTTTCACATACATGGTCCTTTCAACAATCTTTGTATATTTCCTAAATTTGTAGTTATGTTTTATCTCAATTTTaattcttatatttatttttccCAAAGGCCATTGAACACGTCACAAGAGCTCAAAGACAATTTGGAGCATCGATATAAATATATGGCTCAGTATAACGAAGATAATTCCTTACTTACGTTCTGCAATGCAACTAATAATAATGAATACGTTCTCAATAAGGTTATGGCGGGATACAACGCCGTGTATGGGCAATTATGTAATCGAGTTTCATCATACAGTCGAAGCAAGGATTTCGGATGGGACTGGCAGGTAGATAGATTGATTGACATTTATATTGAAAAGAGTCACTACTCTGCATACATTAGTAAGTTATGTTTGTATAATGTAACATGCTATATGCAAATATGTTTTATGTAGTCATGCACCGAAATGGTAATGCCAATGGGGCGTGGTGAAAATGATACGATGTTTCAAGCGAAGCCGTTCGATATGGTTAACTATACAAAAGAATGTGAGCAAGTGTTTGGTGTTACACCAAGACCTTATTGGGCACCAATAGAGTTTGGAGGGCATGTAAGTTAACCTATTATTTTCTTTATTGGTCATCCTCTAGAAATTATATGTTTATATCTTTGGCAGGATATTAAAAATGTGTTGAACAAATTTGCAAGTAACATCATATTTTCCAATGGGTTACGAGATCCGTATAGCTCTGGCGGGTAAGAAACACAACTTTGTTAATACATTTATAGTGTTACAAAATTATTTGTCATGAATAAAATTGTCTTTCTTTTAAATGACAGAGTTCTTGAAAATATATCGAACTCTATAGTTGCTATATATACACAAGAAGGTATGCAAGAACCACAAACATAGTTGATATAATTTCAATCACTTGAAACCCAttataatttcatatatacccttacaaaGTTGAAAATTTTCATGTATACCCAACAAAAACGAAAAATATCATATGTGCTCttacaaaatagttaaaaatatcaaatataccAAATTTATAAAGAACAATTTGATAAATAATCATTTTCCCTTACTTTTTTAACTTCGAGTTTTCATATATACTCATCTTTTAATTCTTATTTCATGTAACACATTTTAAGCTTAAATTCAAATTTacctatttttattattattttttagtttttttcccATAAACAAtagtatttttatatataatatttaagctAAATAAATCAAGCTAGAAATGAGTTAATATAATATTTGATGTTAAAAGATCATATATATGAGATTTTAAAGTTTTAGAAAAATAAGGGTAAAGTGTCATTTTATTAAATTGTTTCTAATGAATTTCATATATACGATATTTCAACTATTTTAtaagggtatatatgatatttataaTTTTGCAAGGGTATATAGATATTTTGCAAGTTTGTTGGAGTATGTGTGAAATTAccctttatttattaattattaactaTTAATTATATGTTTGTGTGGAAATGATTAGGTCATCATTGTTGGGATATGCACACTCCAATGGATAGTGACCCAGAATGGTTGATTGCACAACGAATGGCAGAGATCAAAGTCATT
This genomic interval carries:
- the LOC110901271 gene encoding lysosomal Pro-X carboxypeptidase, whose translation is MFIGTSVTATHTNRPRLSILTEKPDYVPLTPDFVFYNYTQTLDHFNYKPESYMTFQQRYIVNSKYWGGSNTSSPIFVYMGAEADVTFQVSVSGFFEILASQFHGLLVYIEHRYYGTSMPFGSKEEAYKDSNNLGFFSSEQALADYAQIILNLKQNLSATHCPVIVVGGSYGGMLASWFRLKYPHIAYGALAASAPILYFKDLTPENGYARVVSNDFNSTSETCYKTIKDSWGEIDRVAAQPNGLSTLSQIFNTCLPLNTSQELKDNLEHRYKYMAQYNEDNSLLTFCNATNNNEYVLNKVMAGYNAVYGQLCNRVSSYSRSKDFGWDWQSCTEMVMPMGRGENDTMFQAKPFDMVNYTKECEQVFGVTPRPYWAPIEFGGHDIKNVLNKFASNIIFSNGLRDPYSSGGVLENISNSIVAIYTQEGHHCWDMHTPMDSDPEWLIAQRMAEIKVIEGWLATYPHP